The Alicyclobacillus macrosporangiidus CPP55 genome segment TCCCCGGTCAGGGACGCCTCCACCACGTCCAGCCCAGAGGCGGTCAGGATGCGCCCGTCCGCGGGGACGCGGTCCCCGCCCTCCAACAGGATGATATCTCCTGGCACCAGGTCCTTGGCCGGCACGGTGATCACCTGGCCCGCCCGCCGGACCCTGGCGGTCGGGGCCGTGAGTTCTTTCAGGGCAGCCAACGACCGCTCCGCCTTGACTTCCTGGACGAACCCGAGCACCCCGTTGAGGACGATGATGGCGATGATGGTGATGGCATCGGTGTACTCGCCGAGCAGGCCGGAGATCAGGGTCGCGGCGATGAGAACAACCGTCATGAAGTCCCGGAACTGATTGAGAAACAAGGTCAACAGCGACACCTTCGCGCCTTCCACCAGCTGGTTCGCCCCATACTTGGCGCGCCGTTCGCGGACCTGGTCCTCGTCCAAACCGCTCGGCTGGGATTCGAGGATCGCCAAGCAATCCTTGGCGGCCAGCGCGTGCCAGTTCTTCTCCAAATGGAGCCACCCCTTCAGCAATCTTGTCTCGTAATCCATATGCTTGGCCGGGCTCGCCTATGTCCAAGCTTCCAGGGCAGCAGCACATGGCGGGACAAAGTGTTCTGCAACTATGCACCCCACCCTCGCCATGGGGACGGCCTTTCGTACGGCGGCGAAGCAGGGAAGGTGCTTCTCTCCGTTTCTACTGCGTGGGCGTTTCACGCAGTGTCTTGCGCAGCACAAACGGAGTGAAACGCCCGCGCAGGACCGATGGTATACTCAGGGGAGCCATGGCTGCACGAGGAGGGATGGGACATGGACGGACTGGCGCTGGCGGTGCTGTGCGCCGACTGGAACGAACGATTCGCCCGGGCCCGGATCGAGAAGATCCACCAACCGGGCGAGCGGGAGATCGTGCTGACCCTGCGCACGCGAACCGGCGTTCACCGGGTGCTCCTGTCGGCCCACCGGGCTTTGGCTCGCGTCCACGAGCTCGTCCACGCCCGGCCGGCCAACCCGGAAGAGCCGCCGATGTTCTGTATGATGCTGCGCAAACGGCTGGAGGGCGGGCGAATCACCGCCATCCGCCAGCAGGGCTGGGACCGGGTGTTGGAGGTACACGTCGAAGCGGTCACCGAGATCGGCGATCGCGTCCTGTACGCGATCGTCTGCGAGATGATGGGCAAGCACAGCAACCTCATGTTGGTGGAAGTGGACGAAGCGGGCAGGCTCGGGCGCATCGTCGACAGCGTCGTCCACGTGGGCGCCGATCTCAGCCGCGTCCGCCAGGTGCTACCCGGCCTTCCGTATCAACCGGCGCCGCCGCTCACCCGCAAGGTGTACGACGAGGTGACCGAAGCGGACATCGCGGCACTTGACCTCGACGCCCTGGACGCCAAACGGCGATCTCGAGCCCTGGCCGGCCTCGTCGCCGGGGCCGGAACCGTCACGGCGGCCGAGGTGCTCTTTCGGGCGGGCGGCTGCGATCCCGCCGGCGTGAAGGCTGCTCTCCGTGACGTGTTCACCGCCGCCCTGGGACGGCGGGAACCCGCGACGCTCGGGCTGGACGACCTGGGGTGGCCTGTCGCCGCGGCTCCTTTCCGGCTCACCCACTGTGCAGGGCACGAGGCGGTCCCAAACCTCGACGAGGCCATGGACCGCCTGTACGCAAAGGTGCTCGAGCGCGGCCAGACTTCCCGTGTCGCCCAGGCCCTGGCGCGGGATGTCGAGAAGCAGTTGGACCGCCTGCGCGCGAAGATCGCCAATCTGGAGCAGCAGCGGACGGAGGCGCTCGATCACGACGCCCTGCGCGTGCAGGGGGAACTCTTGTTGAGCTACCCCCACCTGGTCCCCCGCGGCGCCCGAGAGGTGACATTGCCCAACTTCTACGCGGACGGTGCGCCGCTGACCATCTCGCTCGACCCTGCGCTCACGGCCATCGAGAACGCCCAGCGCTACTTCCACCAGGCGAGCCGCAAGAAGCGCGCCATCCCACGCGTCGAGGCCGAACTGACGCAGGCCCGGCAGGACCTGCGGTACCTGGAGGAGATCCTGCTGTACGTCGAAGGAGCGCGGCCGGAGGAATTGGCGGCCATCCGCCGGGAGTTGA includes the following:
- a CDS encoding Rqc2 family fibronectin-binding protein; its protein translation is MDGLALAVLCADWNERFARARIEKIHQPGEREIVLTLRTRTGVHRVLLSAHRALARVHELVHARPANPEEPPMFCMMLRKRLEGGRITAIRQQGWDRVLEVHVEAVTEIGDRVLYAIVCEMMGKHSNLMLVEVDEAGRLGRIVDSVVHVGADLSRVRQVLPGLPYQPAPPLTRKVYDEVTEADIAALDLDALDAKRRSRALAGLVAGAGTVTAAEVLFRAGGCDPAGVKAALRDVFTAALGRREPATLGLDDLGWPVAAAPFRLTHCAGHEAVPNLDEAMDRLYAKVLERGQTSRVAQALARDVEKQLDRLRAKIANLEQQRTEALDHDALRVQGELLLSYPHLVPRGAREVTLPNFYADGAPLTISLDPALTAIENAQRYFHQASRKKRAIPRVEAELTQARQDLRYLEEILLYVEGARPEELAAIRRELTQQGFLKARRARPGAGGRPRDGAPGHPDAYESSDGLVIRVGRNHAQNDRLTLRQSHPQDVWLHAKDLPGSHVVIQLSGRELPETTLHEAALLAAYFSRGRDAGTVAVDYTRIKHVWKPNGARPGFVLYDHQKTLYVHPERHRIEAILGRRIERRG